AGGGCGACGGCTCCCATGTTTTTTCCAGAACTTACGAAGAGCACCTTGAAAATCAGAGGCGATATGGACGGTAACAGAGCACGAGCCGCAGTTAAAAGCTTAATATGGCTCATTTTAGTTCCGCTCTTCATGACCCTGTGCTTCCTTTGCACTCGTGAAGTTACTCTCATAGTGGATGGCAGAGTCCATAAAGTACGGGTTCTACCTGCTGAACCACAAGCCCTCCTGCAAGAATTGGGCCTCGGACTTGCTCTCAGTTACTCTTATGTTCAGGGAGAGCCCGCTACCCTGGTGGTCACCAGGCCTATCCCAGTGGAAATTTACGCCGACGGGAGCGTGAAAAGGGTAGAAGCCTACGGTACAACCATTGAAGAAGCTCTAAACAAAGCAAAGGTGACCCTAAAAGAAGAGGATGAAATTTTCGTGAATGGTGAGAAATCTTCTCCGGGTGTGCCTCTGGCTGTAAGGCTTAGGGCAAGCCTAGATGGGTTCGGAGTCATCGCTCCCGTTAAAGTGCTTGTCCGGCGCGCCGTTCCCATCACCATTGTAGACAACGGGGTTCCCATTACCATATACACTACGGCCAAGGTGCTGGGAGAGGCCCTTTATAGAGCGGGCTTAATCCTTTACGCTGGAGATGTGGTAGTTCCGGAGCTTCACACCCCCGTTTCCCCAGGTTTGAAAGTCTACATAACTCGCTCCAAAGCCGCCAGGATCACCGTTGACGGCCGTATAATTAAGACCAGAACTCTCGCCCGTACCGTAGCTGAACTCATG
This window of the Anaerolineae bacterium genome carries:
- a CDS encoding ubiquitin-like domain-containing protein — its product is MTLCFLCTREVTLIVDGRVHKVRVLPAEPQALLQELGLGLALSYSYVQGEPATLVVTRPIPVEIYADGSVKRVEAYGTTIEEALNKAKVTLKEEDEIFVNGEKSSPGVPLAVRLRASLDGFGVIAPVKVLVRRAVPITIVDNGVPITIYTTAKVLGEALYRAGLILYAGDVVVPELHTPVSPGLKVYITRSKAARITVDGRIIKTRTLARTVAELM